In a genomic window of Streptomyces koelreuteriae:
- a CDS encoding sensor histidine kinase, with amino-acid sequence MTETTHLQSTPPGAGAKPHSPEYRVAVDSLRGLRQDLIQDAFAYRPLPGRRTDGRFARRLPGRLREYTAWTPHALIVAAALITVAFATVDSGGPAALMGLFCAVPVLLTMVRPVAAFWASMISTLVVALVGSHWGEWPWAAGSFACHLIVLTVVAMRTRPRTAGWMWALTALYAVIADSGIGPTSMYGSNSGAMLIISALILLCVTVRHIRRDAVQEVTAQQTVTAHERSRRTLLEERTTIARELHDVVAHHMSVVAIQAEAAPYRVENPPPELEKAFATIRENAVAALTELRRVLGVVRAEDYEAPDAPQPTLAELDGLLANVRDAGLSVDKAVTGAVRELPQGVELSAYRIVQEALSNTLRHAPGATARVEIGYVLGGLGLRIVNGPPPNPSLIKPSPGAGHGVTGMRERVSMLNGEMTAGPVDDGGYEVAVFLPVALPDEGDA; translated from the coding sequence GTGACCGAGACGACTCACCTCCAGAGCACGCCACCGGGGGCCGGGGCCAAGCCGCACAGCCCGGAGTACCGGGTGGCGGTGGACTCCCTGCGCGGGCTGCGGCAGGACCTCATCCAGGACGCCTTCGCCTACCGGCCCCTGCCGGGCCGGCGCACCGACGGGCGTTTCGCCCGGCGGCTGCCCGGCCGCCTGCGGGAGTACACGGCCTGGACGCCGCACGCGCTGATCGTCGCTGCGGCCCTGATCACCGTGGCCTTCGCCACCGTCGACTCCGGCGGACCCGCCGCGCTGATGGGCCTGTTCTGCGCGGTCCCGGTGCTGCTGACCATGGTGCGGCCCGTGGCGGCGTTCTGGGCGTCCATGATCTCCACCCTGGTCGTGGCCCTGGTCGGCAGCCACTGGGGCGAATGGCCCTGGGCGGCCGGCAGCTTCGCCTGCCATCTGATCGTGCTGACGGTGGTGGCGATGCGCACCAGGCCGCGCACGGCCGGGTGGATGTGGGCGCTGACGGCGCTGTACGCCGTGATCGCGGACAGCGGCATCGGCCCGACCTCCATGTACGGCAGCAACTCCGGCGCCATGCTGATCATCTCGGCGCTGATCCTGCTCTGCGTCACCGTCCGGCACATCCGCCGGGACGCCGTGCAGGAGGTCACCGCCCAGCAGACGGTCACCGCGCACGAGCGCTCCCGCCGCACCCTGCTGGAGGAGCGCACCACGATCGCCCGCGAGCTGCACGACGTCGTCGCCCACCACATGTCGGTGGTCGCCATCCAGGCGGAGGCCGCGCCCTACCGCGTGGAGAACCCGCCGCCGGAGCTGGAGAAGGCCTTCGCCACGATCCGGGAGAACGCGGTGGCGGCCCTGACCGAACTGCGCCGCGTCCTCGGCGTCGTCCGCGCCGAGGACTACGAGGCCCCGGACGCCCCACAGCCCACGCTCGCCGAGTTGGACGGGCTGCTGGCCAATGTGCGCGACGCCGGGCTGAGCGTGGACAAGGCGGTGACCGGGGCGGTGCGCGAACTGCCCCAGGGCGTGGAGCTGTCGGCGTACCGCATCGTGCAGGAGGCGCTGAGCAACACCCTGCGGCACGCGCCGGGCGCGACCGCCCGCGTCGAGATCGGCTACGTTCTCGGCGGGCTGGGCCTGCGGATAGTCAACGGCCCGCCGCCGAACCCCAGCCTGATCAAACCCTCGCCCGGCGCCGGACACGGAGTCACCGGTATGCGGGAGCGCGTGTCGATGCTGAACGGCGAGATGACGGCGGGCCCGGTGGACGACGGAGGCTACGAGGTGGCGGTGTTCCTGCCGGTCGCCCTGCCGGACGAGGGTGACGCATGA
- a CDS encoding acyltransferase family protein has product MTDVGVRRLRHLVLHGADRVGTATPAGRDRAVDALRAAAVLGVVLGHWLVTALVSDGSALRTASPLKDMPWLTPVSWLLQTLAVFFLVGGHVATRGYAAARARGVPYHRWLTGRLTRLFKPVAAVLGLWTVAGCALLLSGAEFGTVRTLVKLALSPLWFLVVFAVLTAATPLLTRLNPLWPLAVVLHVDLVRFGLGGPAWLGWVNVVAGWTVPYTLGAAWTRGELEGRRAGWVLLGCGAAATAVLVVFAGYPASMVGVPGEGMSNLDPPSLAVVTFGLAQCGLALLLRERLRRAMRRPVAWAAVALVNLSAMTLFLWHQTALMATTATGLLAGRLPGLHTRPDGLDWVGVRLLWFPVFALALAVCCAAFRSFERAGDPGRRSRVVRAHRPSGRGTAAKARHV; this is encoded by the coding sequence ATGACTGACGTCGGCGTACGACGCCTCCGGCATCTGGTGCTCCACGGCGCCGACCGCGTCGGTACGGCCACCCCGGCCGGCCGGGACCGGGCCGTGGATGCCCTGCGCGCCGCCGCGGTGCTCGGTGTCGTCCTCGGCCACTGGCTGGTCACCGCCCTGGTCTCCGACGGCAGCGCCCTGCGCACGGCGAGCCCGCTCAAGGACATGCCCTGGCTGACACCCGTCTCCTGGCTGCTCCAGACCCTCGCCGTGTTCTTCCTGGTCGGCGGCCATGTTGCCACGCGTGGTTATGCCGCTGCCCGCGCCCGGGGCGTCCCGTACCACCGCTGGCTGACGGGCCGTCTGACCCGGTTGTTCAAGCCGGTCGCGGCCGTCCTCGGCCTGTGGACGGTCGCCGGGTGCGCGCTGCTGCTGTCGGGCGCCGAGTTCGGGACGGTCCGCACCCTGGTCAAACTGGCGCTGTCACCCTTGTGGTTCCTCGTGGTGTTCGCCGTGCTGACGGCGGCGACCCCGTTGCTGACCCGGCTGAACCCGCTGTGGCCGCTGGCCGTCGTACTGCATGTGGACCTTGTGCGGTTCGGCCTGGGTGGCCCCGCCTGGCTGGGCTGGGTGAACGTGGTGGCGGGCTGGACGGTGCCCTACACCCTGGGCGCGGCCTGGACCCGGGGCGAGCTGGAGGGCCGTCGGGCGGGCTGGGTGCTGCTCGGCTGCGGTGCGGCGGCGACCGCCGTGCTCGTCGTGTTCGCCGGCTACCCGGCGTCGATGGTCGGCGTCCCGGGCGAGGGCATGTCCAACCTGGACCCGCCGTCGCTGGCCGTCGTCACCTTCGGCCTGGCCCAGTGCGGTCTCGCCCTGCTGCTGCGGGAGCGGCTGCGCCGCGCGATGCGCCGGCCCGTGGCCTGGGCGGCGGTGGCGCTCGTCAACCTCTCGGCGATGACCCTCTTCCTGTGGCACCAGACGGCCCTGATGGCCACGACGGCCACCGGCCTCCTCGCGGGGCGGCTCCCCGGGCTGCACACGCGGCCCGACGGTCTGGACTGGGTCGGGGTCCGGCTTCTGTGGTTCCCGGTGTTCGCCCTGGCCCTCGCGGTCTGCTGCGCCGCGTTCCGCTCCTTCGAACGGGCCGGCGACCCGGGCCGCCGGTCGCGGGTGGTGCGGGCGCACCGTCCGTCCGGCCGGGGGACAGCGGCCAAGGCCCGCCATGTCTAG
- a CDS encoding tryptophan 2,3-dioxygenase family protein: MSHEAHEPETPHLDFAGTTPYEDYVKADVLTHLQHTLSDDPGEMVFLVTTQVMELWFTVIVHEWETAARALRGDDIPTATAALKRSVRELEALNASWRPLAQLTPAQFNSYRSALGEGSGFQSAMYRRMEFLLGEKSASMLVPHRGAPRVHAELEKALHEPSLYDEVVRLLARRGYDVPEAVLGRDVAKRYEPSPEVEAAWTAVYSGDESDGLARLGEALSDVAELVWRWRNDHLVATRRAMGSKTGTGGSAGVAWLEKRAQKNVFPELWTARSYV; the protein is encoded by the coding sequence ATGTCCCACGAGGCTCACGAGCCCGAGACCCCGCATCTCGATTTCGCCGGCACGACGCCGTACGAGGACTACGTCAAGGCGGACGTGCTCACCCACCTCCAGCACACCCTCTCCGACGACCCCGGAGAGATGGTCTTCCTGGTGACGACCCAGGTGATGGAGCTGTGGTTCACCGTCATCGTCCACGAGTGGGAGACGGCGGCCCGCGCACTGCGCGGCGACGACATCCCCACCGCGACCGCCGCGCTGAAGCGGTCCGTGCGTGAGCTGGAGGCGCTCAACGCCTCCTGGAGGCCGCTCGCCCAGCTCACGCCCGCCCAGTTCAACTCGTACCGCAGCGCCCTCGGCGAGGGCTCCGGCTTCCAGTCGGCGATGTACCGGCGGATGGAGTTCCTGCTCGGCGAGAAGTCCGCGTCGATGCTCGTCCCGCACCGGGGCGCCCCGCGTGTGCACGCCGAGCTGGAGAAGGCCCTGCACGAGCCGAGCCTGTACGACGAGGTCGTACGGCTGCTCGCGCGGCGCGGGTACGACGTCCCGGAGGCCGTGCTGGGGCGGGACGTGGCGAAGCGCTACGAGCCGTCGCCGGAGGTGGAGGCGGCCTGGACGGCCGTCTACTCGGGTGACGAGAGCGACGGACTGGCCCGGCTGGGCGAGGCGCTGAGCGATGTCGCCGAACTGGTGTGGCGCTGGCGCAACGACCATCTGGTCGCCACCCGCCGCGCGATGGGCTCCAAGACCGGCACGGGCGGCTCCGCCGGGGTGGCCTGGCTGGAGAAGCGGGCGCAGAAGAACGTCTTCCCCGAGCTGTGGACGGCGCGGTCCTATGTCTGA
- a CDS encoding response regulator: protein MTSGSGGPIRVLIVDDQAMVRQGFTVLLGTQPDIEVVGEAKEGAQAVAKAAETSPDVVLMDIRMPGVGGIEATELITAAHPDIRVLVLTTFDLDEYVYDALRAGASGFLLKDASSEQLAEAVRVVAAGEALLAPVITRKLIAEFSRLDGRPRSPLKERVGDLTERETEVLALIAQGLSNGEIARHLFVAEQTVKTHVGRILVKLGLRDRTQAAVFAYESGLVRPSGY from the coding sequence ATGACGAGCGGCAGCGGCGGACCCATCCGGGTTCTCATCGTCGACGACCAGGCGATGGTCCGGCAGGGCTTCACCGTGCTGCTCGGCACCCAGCCCGACATAGAGGTCGTCGGCGAGGCGAAGGAGGGCGCGCAAGCCGTCGCGAAGGCCGCCGAGACCTCCCCGGACGTCGTCCTGATGGACATCCGCATGCCCGGGGTCGGCGGTATCGAGGCCACCGAGCTGATCACGGCCGCCCACCCGGACATCAGGGTGCTGGTGCTGACCACCTTCGACCTCGACGAGTACGTGTACGACGCGCTGCGCGCCGGGGCCTCCGGGTTCCTGCTGAAGGACGCGTCGTCGGAGCAGCTCGCCGAGGCGGTCCGGGTGGTGGCGGCCGGGGAGGCCCTGCTCGCCCCGGTCATCACGCGCAAGCTGATCGCCGAGTTCTCCCGGCTGGACGGCCGGCCCCGCTCCCCGCTCAAGGAACGCGTCGGCGATCTGACCGAGCGGGAGACGGAGGTGCTCGCCCTGATCGCCCAGGGCCTGTCGAACGGGGAGATCGCCCGGCATCTGTTCGTCGCCGAGCAGACGGTGAAGACGCATGTGGGCCGGATCCTGGTGAAGCTGGGGCTCAGGGACCGGACGCAGGCGGCGGTGTTCGCGTACGAGTCGGGGCTGGTGCGGCCGTCGGGGTACTGA
- a CDS encoding alpha/beta hydrolase, with product MGSASRYRRDGSRDGSREGGRGDGGRSDGGRGDGGRSDGDAGGNRPGLRRRRGRWRRAVLAALVTGAVVLPLSGAARPEIPAPAPASLAPLNASTLDEAYAANRANAASAARMAAGRHERARAATDRSLAAPARHLLAFDGRGPGQVTEVLGDLARADRIAVLVPGSDTSLDTYGRFHAAAAALHRQLVRKAPAGTRTAVVAWLGYETPGTVSTTVTTTGRAEQAAPRLRALVSDLRAIAGDGPRISLLCHSYGSVVCGRAAAGLAVDDLALVGSPGTGADTAAGLRTRARVWAALGGDDWVANVPHVSADLFGTTVGFGTDPVSPAFGARVFAAGDGGHSDYFRPGTTSLANLTRIVLGETEAVTHD from the coding sequence ATGGGGTCCGCATCGAGGTACCGCCGTGACGGCAGCCGTGACGGCAGCCGTGAGGGTGGCCGGGGCGACGGCGGCCGAAGCGACGGCGGCCGAGGCGACGGCGGCCGCAGCGACGGAGACGCGGGCGGAAACCGCCCCGGCCTTCGGCGTCGCCGCGGCCGATGGCGCAGAGCCGTGCTCGCCGCGCTCGTCACGGGTGCGGTGGTTCTCCCTCTGTCCGGCGCGGCCCGGCCGGAGATCCCCGCTCCCGCACCCGCCTCCCTCGCTCCGCTCAACGCGTCGACGCTGGACGAGGCGTACGCGGCCAACCGCGCCAACGCCGCCTCGGCGGCCCGGATGGCCGCGGGCCGTCACGAGCGGGCCCGGGCCGCGACGGACCGTTCCCTGGCCGCCCCGGCCCGGCATCTCCTCGCCTTCGACGGCCGCGGCCCCGGGCAGGTCACGGAGGTGCTGGGCGACCTCGCCCGGGCCGACCGGATCGCCGTCCTGGTCCCCGGCTCCGACACGAGCCTCGACACCTACGGCCGGTTCCACGCGGCCGCCGCCGCGCTGCACCGGCAGCTCGTCCGGAAGGCCCCGGCGGGCACGCGCACCGCGGTGGTGGCCTGGCTGGGCTATGAGACGCCGGGCACGGTCAGCACGACGGTCACCACGACCGGCAGGGCGGAGCAGGCGGCCCCGCGGCTGCGCGCCCTGGTCTCCGACCTGCGGGCCATAGCGGGTGACGGGCCGCGTATCTCGCTGCTGTGCCACTCGTACGGCTCGGTCGTCTGCGGGCGTGCCGCCGCCGGGCTCGCCGTCGACGATCTCGCGCTCGTCGGCAGCCCCGGCACCGGCGCGGACACCGCCGCCGGCCTGCGCACCCGCGCCCGCGTCTGGGCGGCCCTCGGCGGCGACGACTGGGTGGCGAACGTCCCCCATGTCAGCGCGGACCTGTTCGGCACCACCGTCGGCTTCGGCACCGACCCCGTCTCCCCGGCCTTCGGCGCCCGGGTCTTCGCGGCCGGCGACGGCGGCCACAGCGACTACTTCAGGCCCGGTACGACCTCCCTGGCCAACCTGACCCGGATCGTCCTGGGCGAGACCGAGGCGGTGACCCATGACTGA
- the kynU gene encoding kynureninase: MSELVMRAEKLDAADELRGKRDGFVLDEVVYLDGNSLGALPAVVPGRVEDVVRRQWGELRIRSWEESGWWTAPERIGDRIAPLVGAAPGQIVVGDSTSVNVFKALVGAVRLAGDDRDEILVDATTFPTDGYIAESAARMTGRTLRPVTPAEVPGALSGRTAAVLLNHVDYRSGRLHDLPSLTAAVREAGALAVWDLCHSAGALPVGLDEHGVDLAVGCTYKYLNGGPGSPAYLYVRRELQDRFDSPLPGWNSHTEPFGMRPAYEPASGALRGRVGTPDILSMLALEAALEVWDGVPVEGVRAKSLALTDFFLDCVAEYVPEGRVECLTPVAHAERGSQIALRCDDAGEVMKRLIERGVVGDFRAPDVLRFGFTPLYVGFADVERAARVLAETLSLA; this comes from the coding sequence ATGTCTGAACTCGTGATGAGGGCCGAGAAGCTGGACGCCGCCGACGAACTGCGCGGCAAGCGGGACGGGTTCGTCCTCGACGAGGTCGTGTATCTGGACGGCAACTCGCTCGGCGCGTTGCCGGCCGTCGTGCCCGGGCGGGTCGAGGACGTCGTACGGCGTCAGTGGGGCGAGCTGCGCATCCGGTCCTGGGAGGAGAGCGGCTGGTGGACGGCGCCCGAGCGGATCGGTGACCGGATCGCCCCGCTGGTCGGGGCGGCGCCCGGGCAGATCGTGGTGGGCGACTCGACCAGTGTCAATGTCTTCAAGGCACTCGTGGGGGCGGTGCGCCTCGCCGGGGACGACCGCGACGAGATCCTCGTCGACGCGACGACCTTCCCCACCGACGGGTACATCGCCGAGTCGGCGGCGCGGATGACCGGCCGCACCCTGCGGCCGGTGACACCCGCGGAGGTGCCGGGCGCGCTGTCCGGCCGTACCGCGGCCGTCCTCCTCAACCACGTCGACTACCGCAGCGGCCGGCTGCACGACCTGCCGTCCCTGACGGCCGCCGTGCGCGAGGCGGGCGCGCTCGCCGTCTGGGACCTGTGCCACAGCGCGGGCGCCCTGCCGGTCGGGCTCGACGAGCACGGGGTGGACCTGGCCGTCGGCTGCACCTACAAGTACCTGAACGGCGGCCCGGGTTCACCGGCGTACCTGTACGTACGCCGGGAGCTGCAGGACCGCTTCGACTCCCCGCTGCCCGGCTGGAACTCCCACACCGAGCCGTTCGGCATGCGTCCTGCTTATGAACCGGCCTCCGGTGCACTGCGCGGCCGGGTCGGCACGCCCGACATCCTCTCCATGCTCGCCCTGGAGGCGGCCCTGGAGGTGTGGGACGGGGTGCCGGTCGAGGGGGTGCGGGCCAAGTCCCTCGCGCTGACGGACTTCTTCCTCGACTGCGTGGCGGAGTACGTGCCCGAGGGCAGGGTCGAGTGCCTGACGCCGGTGGCGCACGCGGAGCGGGGCAGCCAGATCGCCCTGCGCTGCGACGACGCCGGAGAGGTGATGAAACGGCTGATCGAGCGGGGTGTGGTCGGAGACTTCCGGGCGCCTGACGTGCTGCGCTTCGGGTTCACGCCGCTGTACGTGGGCTTCGCCGATGTGGAGCGGGCGGCGCGGGTGCTGGCGGAGACGCTGTCCCTCGCGTGA
- a CDS encoding sensor histidine kinase, translating to MSRLARVTDTGVGRALRARVGGWLRVLREDLWTVRADPLPPSTWLRWLPHGLVCLAAFGVLVGAMGDLVDNGHLSPGAAFLVAGGQAGAMILGMWRPVPGWWLSTVSWVLGAVVLHGRLGADAETYTWPWTAAGIISHLFVLLLLALRVRTRAAVEALAVTVVLTSVLQGWWSAGVRYDATGAIAIPLSAVVVLVGTALRGRREARAELVEQTTLTAEERTRRTLLEERSRIARELHDVVAHHMSVISIQAQVAPHLVENPPDELKENLAGIRQNAVEALTELRRVLGVLRSEQPGPGEEPLGPGGGNAAHAPQPTLDRLDALVENTRAAGREVTTEINGERRPLPPGVELSAYRIVQEALSNVLRHAPGASAKVRLTYRSDGLEVEVVNSRPTGPASPSKGAGHGLLGMRERVAMLGGTMTAHPWHWDGFKVTAFLPDTPPADATPGSDQITYYFPDPDPDPDPDPDSDLEAGTP from the coding sequence ATGTCTAGGCTGGCCCGCGTGACGGACACGGGGGTGGGCCGCGCGCTGCGAGCGCGCGTCGGGGGTTGGCTGCGCGTGCTGCGCGAGGACCTGTGGACCGTCCGGGCGGATCCGCTGCCGCCCTCCACCTGGCTGCGCTGGCTGCCGCACGGGCTGGTGTGCCTGGCCGCGTTCGGCGTCCTGGTCGGGGCCATGGGCGACCTGGTGGACAACGGCCACCTGAGCCCCGGAGCGGCGTTCCTGGTCGCGGGCGGGCAGGCCGGGGCCATGATTCTCGGGATGTGGCGGCCGGTCCCGGGGTGGTGGCTGTCCACGGTGAGCTGGGTGCTGGGCGCCGTTGTGCTGCACGGCCGGCTGGGCGCCGACGCCGAAACCTACACCTGGCCCTGGACGGCGGCCGGGATCATCTCCCATCTGTTCGTGCTGTTGCTGCTCGCGCTGCGCGTGCGCACCCGCGCGGCGGTGGAGGCGCTGGCCGTGACGGTGGTGCTCACCTCCGTCCTCCAGGGCTGGTGGTCGGCCGGTGTGCGCTACGACGCCACCGGCGCGATCGCGATCCCGCTGTCCGCCGTCGTCGTGCTCGTCGGCACCGCCCTGCGGGGCCGCCGCGAGGCCCGTGCGGAACTCGTCGAGCAGACCACGCTCACCGCCGAGGAGCGCACCCGGCGCACCCTGCTGGAGGAGCGCAGCCGTATCGCGCGGGAGCTGCACGACGTGGTGGCCCATCACATGTCGGTCATCTCCATCCAGGCGCAGGTCGCCCCGCATCTCGTCGAGAACCCGCCCGACGAGCTGAAGGAGAACCTCGCGGGCATCCGGCAGAACGCGGTGGAGGCGCTGACCGAGCTGCGCCGGGTGCTGGGCGTGCTGCGCTCGGAGCAGCCCGGGCCGGGGGAGGAGCCTCTCGGCCCGGGCGGCGGCAACGCCGCCCACGCCCCGCAGCCCACCCTCGACCGGCTCGACGCGCTGGTGGAGAACACCCGGGCCGCCGGCCGCGAGGTCACCACGGAGATCAACGGCGAGCGGCGCCCGCTGCCGCCCGGCGTGGAGCTGTCGGCGTACCGGATCGTGCAGGAGGCCCTGAGCAACGTCCTGCGGCACGCGCCCGGCGCGAGCGCCAAGGTCCGTCTCACCTACCGGTCGGACGGGCTGGAGGTGGAGGTGGTCAACTCCCGGCCGACGGGGCCCGCGTCGCCCTCGAAGGGAGCGGGGCACGGACTGCTCGGCATGCGCGAGCGGGTCGCCATGCTCGGCGGCACCATGACCGCGCACCCCTGGCACTGGGACGGCTTCAAGGTCACCGCGTTCCTCCCGGACACCCCGCCCGCCGACGCGACACCGGGCAGCGACCAGATCACCTACTACTTCCCCGATCCCGATCCCGATCCCGATCCCGATCCAGATTCCGACCTTGAGGCAGGAACCCCATGA
- a CDS encoding DUF3151 domain-containing protein, with the protein MSIHENLLGGPPPTHLPDDPGPRELLASGTAPVDVAAAHPTSSLAWAQLADEAFERGAAVESYAYARTGYHRGLDALRRSGWKGHGPVPWEHEPNRGFLRALHALARAAQTIGEQEEYERCSQFLKDSSPTAAQVLG; encoded by the coding sequence ATGTCCATTCACGAGAACCTTCTCGGGGGTCCGCCCCCGACTCACCTCCCCGACGACCCCGGGCCCCGGGAACTGCTCGCGTCGGGTACCGCGCCGGTCGACGTGGCCGCCGCGCATCCGACCTCCTCGCTCGCCTGGGCGCAGCTCGCCGACGAGGCGTTCGAGCGGGGCGCTGCCGTGGAGTCGTACGCGTACGCCCGCACGGGCTACCACCGCGGCCTGGACGCCCTGCGCCGCAGCGGCTGGAAGGGCCACGGCCCGGTGCCGTGGGAGCACGAGCCGAACCGCGGCTTCCTGCGCGCCCTGCACGCCCTTGCCCGCGCCGCGCAGACGATCGGCGAGCAGGAGGAGTACGAGCGCTGCTCCCAGTTCCTCAAGGACTCCTCGCCGACGGCGGCGCAGGTCCTGGGCTGA
- a CDS encoding response regulator: protein MTIRVLIADDQMMVREGFSVLLNAMPEIEVVGEAVNGREAVAKVRELAPDVVLMDIRMPELNGIEATREIVAADSEAKVLVLTTFDLDEYVYQALRAGASGFLLKDASARQLAEGVRIVAAGEALLAPSVTRRLITEFSKLSETPRLMPSARAAYGDLTERETEVLVLIAQGLSNAEIAGRLVVAESTIKTHVSRILVKLGLRDRTQAAVFAFEARLVTPG from the coding sequence ATGACCATTCGCGTACTGATCGCGGACGACCAGATGATGGTGCGCGAGGGCTTCTCGGTCCTGCTGAATGCGATGCCGGAGATCGAGGTCGTCGGCGAGGCGGTGAACGGCCGGGAGGCCGTCGCGAAGGTCCGCGAACTCGCTCCGGACGTCGTGCTGATGGACATCCGCATGCCCGAGCTGAACGGCATCGAGGCGACCCGCGAGATCGTCGCCGCCGACAGTGAGGCGAAGGTGCTGGTGCTCACCACCTTCGACCTCGACGAGTACGTGTATCAGGCGCTGCGCGCGGGAGCCTCCGGCTTCCTCCTCAAGGACGCCTCGGCCCGCCAGCTCGCCGAGGGCGTGCGGATCGTGGCCGCCGGGGAGGCGCTCCTGGCCCCCTCGGTGACCAGGCGGCTGATCACCGAGTTCTCCAAGCTCTCCGAGACCCCGCGCCTCATGCCCTCCGCGCGGGCGGCGTACGGGGACCTCACCGAGCGGGAGACGGAGGTGCTGGTCCTGATCGCGCAGGGGCTGTCGAACGCGGAGATCGCCGGGCGGCTGGTGGTCGCCGAGTCGACGATCAAGACGCATGTCAGCCGGATCCTGGTGAAGCTGGGCCTCAGGGACCGCACCCAGGCGGCGGTGTTCGCGTTCGAGGCGCGGCTGGTGACGCCCGGCTAG
- a CDS encoding alpha/beta hydrolase has translation MSDDVAAARAAAEEKSVFSHEPVGPDATAAYGDHPDQVIDFYAPRAEAGPGGPAPVVLVLHGGAWRAPYDRRHISPFADFLARRGLAVASAEYRCGGENDSLAGRWPDTFDDVAAALDALPALVRELLPQADPRRTVLTGHSAGGHLALWGAARHVLPVDSPWRSGGSAALRGVVALAPIADFAVADKLDVCGGAVRQLLGGDEHFAERQPYADPALLLPTGIATALVQGRADLDVPQTVAESYAEAAAKAGEMVGVTLLEGVGHFPLIDPAADACAVVAQEIEQLAW, from the coding sequence ATGTCGGACGACGTCGCAGCAGCACGGGCCGCTGCCGAGGAGAAGTCGGTGTTCTCCCACGAGCCCGTCGGCCCCGACGCCACCGCCGCCTACGGCGACCACCCCGACCAGGTGATCGACTTCTACGCCCCGCGCGCGGAGGCCGGCCCGGGCGGGCCCGCCCCGGTCGTCCTCGTGCTGCACGGCGGTGCCTGGCGGGCGCCGTACGACCGGCGTCACATCAGCCCGTTCGCGGACTTCCTCGCCCGTCGGGGACTGGCCGTGGCCAGTGCCGAGTACCGGTGCGGTGGCGAGAACGACTCCCTCGCCGGCCGCTGGCCCGACACCTTCGACGACGTGGCCGCCGCGCTGGACGCCCTCCCGGCGCTGGTACGGGAGCTGCTGCCGCAGGCCGACCCGCGCCGTACGGTCCTCACCGGCCACTCGGCGGGCGGGCACCTCGCGCTGTGGGGCGCCGCCCGGCACGTCCTGCCCGTCGACTCGCCCTGGCGCAGTGGCGGTTCGGCGGCGCTGCGGGGCGTGGTCGCCCTCGCGCCGATCGCGGACTTCGCGGTCGCCGACAAGCTGGACGTGTGCGGGGGCGCTGTGCGCCAACTCCTGGGCGGGGACGAGCACTTCGCCGAGCGGCAGCCGTACGCGGACCCGGCGCTGCTGCTGCCGACCGGCATCGCCACGGCCCTCGTCCAGGGGCGAGCGGACCTCGATGTGCCGCAGACGGTCGCCGAGTCGTACGCGGAGGCGGCGGCGAAGGCCGGGGAGATGGTGGGGGTGACGCTTCTGGAGGGTGTCGGGCACTTCCCGCTCATCGACCCTGCGGCGGACGCGTGCGCCGTCGTGGCTCAGGAGATCGAGCAACTGGCCTGGTGA